The segment GACCAGTATTAGCAAAGTTCATCTGAGACCACAAATCCATCGTTGTATTTTCGATAGGAGTACCAGACAACAGTAATCTTTTTCTACTTTTTAACTGATTTACAGCCTTTGTAACAATAGAAGAAGGGTTTTTAATCGTTTGAGCCTCATCTAGAATAGTATAATTGAAATAGTATTGAGATAAAATTTCGGCATCTATTCTTGCTGTTCCATACGAGGTAATTACAATATCATACTTTCCAAACTGTTCAGGATCTTTTGAACGGTTAGTACCGGTATAATTGAGGATCTTCATTTTAGGCGTGAATTTCTTTGCCTCCATCTCCCAGTTGTATACCAATGAAGTAGGCATGATCAACAATGAAGTTCCGTTCTCAGATACCCTCTCGTATTCTAAAATACTTAGCGTTTGTACCGTTTTACCAAGTCCCATATCATCGGCTAAACATCCTCCGAAGTTATATTCAGAAAGGAATCTCATCCAATTGTATCCTGCCTTTTGATAAGGTCTAAGCTTTCCTTTAAAAGATCTTGGTACTTTATATTCTTCAATTTGATCGAAGTCGTTTAAGCGAGCAAGCTTTCTATCGAAACTCACCTTTGCCAAAGACCCTTCCTGTAATTCCTGTACTAATGCTAAGTGATGTTTATGCAAACGCGGCTCATCACTTTCGTTATCTAAGAAATAAAATAATTCTTGGTATTGAGCAAACCATTCATTGGGTATAACTGCAATTTCTCCATTCGGTAATTCAAATTCATGTCTACCAGAAACAATCAGTTTTCTAATTACTTTAAACGGAATTTCATATTCACCAAAAACTACTTTTGTTTTTATATCAAACCAATCTTTATCTTCTGATACTTCGAGATTTAACGTAGATTCTCCAACAAAGTAAACCTTCTGATCATCTACCTCTTGTTTTATTTCAAGCCCCTGCTCTTTTAATAATTTAGAGTGATGAGAAATCCAGGTAAAAGCATCATTTTTTGATAAAGTAACAACACCTTTCGTTGCAATATCTAATTGAGTATCTTCCATTATTTTCATAATGTTATACTCATAGTCTTTATCTCTCCAAGTCTTGGTAAATGTAAACTCATCATTTGCATATTCGAGAGTTACTTTACTTCTTTTACCAATATCTGCTGCACTTACTTCCTCTCCGGCATAATCAAAGAAAAGACCTAATTCTACATCTGTTGGTATACTTCTATCCACAACATCACCCTCTTCATGTCCTTCAATGTGAAGTTCCTTTAGACGTAAAAATGCATGTGGCTTTTCATTTCTATTGATGATTTCAAAACCAGAAGCTTTTACTTTATAATCTTCGATAAGGTGTGTGATAAACTTTTCATAATAGCTCTCCTCCATTTTTTGAGGAACGGCAATAAAGTTTTTATAGAGGAATGGTTTTATTTTTTTGCCATCCATACCACCTTTAAATGTATACAGCTTTCCTTCTAACAGAAGCCATGCTGGGGTGTTGGATAATAAGACAGCGTTTTTGTATTGAAACTCGACCTTTTCACCATCATGGTACATAAAAGGTCTATAGTTAGTATTTTTCTCTTCTTTATTTCTCCAAAACCGAAATTCGATTTCTGCCTTTTGTTTTTGGACTCGAATCGTTTTAAAAATTGGGTCTCCATCTTTTCCCATTTCAAAAACCATCTTCCCATAAAGCTTGCCCAGGATATTGGAACGTTGCTTTTCAACAAAATCCAGTATCTTTTTCTGTAACACTTTATCTCCTTTATTTTCATCAAAAATCGTTAAGAAAAAAGTGTTAGGCTTCATTCTTTTCTTGCCACCAAAACGGTTGACAATAGCTTCGGGTTGAATTTCATCCATTAGGGTAATCAACTCATAATCTGTTTGGTCTAGTTTACTACTAAACTCATGAGCATTCCTAGAAGAAATGTTTTGATGCTGTAAAGTCAGTTTATTTTCTTTATTTAACTGAACTACAAACGATTCAAACAGATACCCTAAAAACTGGTGTTGAAATAATGAATATACTAACTGAAATGGTTGACTTGTGGAAACCTTCATCTATTCAATACACTTTTCTTTGTGCAGTTTACTCCAATAATAAATTATCAAAACTAGCATATTTCTATTGATGCACAATAGGACAAACCAAAAAAGTATATTTTTTTATTTCAACAAAGCTTAATTGGATTTTGCAGATTGTTAATTATATCTAAAATAAACCCCAATGTTGCACTAAGTAACACTAATTATGCAAACATTTGTAATTCAATGATTTGAATATTTGTTTAAGTTAGTCGTAAACAGGTATTTTTGAGTGAAATAATTCGCTAACGAAGAAGAAATTATATGTCCTCCAAGTTACATACTACAATTCTAACACTACTTGCTGTAATCATGTCGATCTATATCGGCTATGACCTATACTGCGAGAATTACTCTGACAAAGCCAACGAACACCAACTTATTGTTGAAGAACTTGAAGGTTTAGGACGTTTAGAGTTGTATAAAGCGCATGTACGTGATGTAGCGGAATATACTGCAGACAATGAATACCTAGCAGATATACCCGTAGCCAACGAATTATTCAAATCTAAAATTCTTGCTGTTATCGGAGGAGAGATTGTTGCTTATATCAATCTTAATGAGATCCATGAAAAGGATATCCATTTAATGGATTCTACTGTAATTGTTGATTTACCTGTTCTTCATATTGATGGCAGAGTGAATCCTAAAGAAGTAAAAATCTACTCTTCAGAACATGCTGGCCCTGACGCTATGAACCAATTATATATTGAGGCAGAAAAGAAACTGAAAGTTACAGGGCAAGAAATGCAACTTGAAGCTCGCGCAAAAGAAAACGCTAAACAATATTTGGCACCCATATTGTCTAAGATTAGTGGTAATAAAAATATCAAGATCAATTTTAAAGACAGTGTGCATCTAAATTATATGCATAAGTAAAAAAGAGGTAATATATTACATCCTATTTTACTCATTATAAAGCACTTATTTAATTTCTTTTATCTAGATATTAACACTTTTGGTTGATTATTTTTAGTGGACCTAATTATTTTTTGGTGATAAAAACTGGCTTTTCAAAAAGTGATTTTTTATACATTTCTGTACATTAGGCGTTCTTCTCCCATTTTTATTACACTAAATTGATACATTAGGCGTTATATTTTTGATTTTTTTAATAAATAATATTAAAATACAGTCATAAACCAGTGCATTTTTTTATCATTTGGTCACAATTATTCGAACTCTGTCATTCGCGAATTATTGCCATGAGACAAAATTACTTACAACTACACAAAGCGTATTTTTTAATTCTGATAATGCTTTGCTTTGCTAACATCCCATTGTCAGCGCAAAATATTCTCAGTACGCACTATTCAAAAGATAACGGTCTAAAAGCCGATTATACGAAGTATATCGCAAAAGACTCCATTGGCTACTTATGGCTTGCTAGTGATAACGGACTAGTACGTTATGATGGTGACAAATTTAAAAGCCTTGGATCTAAGCACCTTACGAGTAACTATGTAAAGCATATCTTACGAAAGAAAGATGGTTCTTTATATGCAATTACTAATAAGGAGATTGTACAGATTTTCAGTAAACCCAACACTGTAAAATTCAAGACATTAATCAAAATGGAAACGGAAGAACCTACACCTGGTAAACTACACTATGGTAAGGTTTTATTCGAGGACCAGAAAAGTCAGCTATGGGCTGCTGATAATTACCAGATCTTCAAGCAAAATGAAAATGGACAGTTTGAAATGGTCTTTAATGACTTCAATCTTCCTAGTGAAAACGAAAGTAGATCGTTCCAATTCGCAGAAGATATGTCTGGTAACTTATATGTTTTCCATTATTCTGGATCAGTATATAAATACAATGCAGAAGAAAACAAGTTTGACTTAATTACAAGAAATTCTGGATTAAGGAATATCGAACATGTAGTTTGGTATACTGAATCATCATTCCTTGCTGCAGATAGTAAAAAGGGTATATCACTTATTGATGTATTCAAAAACAAAGTAGTAAGAAACCAAATCGGGAAACCATTTGATGCATCATATATCCAGGAGATTGGTACTGACCAATTCTTAATTACTGGTTTTGTATCTGGTTTATACCGTTTAGAATCAACATATGAAGGGTTTAACCTTTACAGAGACCCTGAACTAGGTGTATATAATGGTAATTCTATCTATTATAACGATTTAGATATCTGGTTAGCGAAAGACAATGGTATTTCTCTTTTCCAACAGTTACCATTCAACGTTTTCGCATCCAACTTAACAACATCATACATACAGAATATCAACGGTAACGACGATCATCTATATTTTTCAGATGGTGGAACCTTATATATGGGTACTGTTAACTCGTTGAAAGATTTCAACCTAGAACGTAAAGTAAAAACGTCAGAGGGTAACTCTTTCTTAAGAATCTTACCAACAAAAGAAGGGGTTTATACTTCAGATGCGAATGGTCTGATCCAATTATGGAGAAACGGTCAAGAAGTGAAAAAGATTGACTTATCGAATCTAGGTGGTGCCATTTTCATCTTACAACAAGACAAAGAAGGCAACCTTTGGATCTGTCAGGACGGTGTAGTTGGTGCGATAAAAATTGGTAGAAACAACAAACCAAAGATTTATAGTGTCGAGCAAGGTATTTCTAGTAGACCAATTGTTATTAAAATTAACGATGCGGGGGAAATCTTCGTTGGTGGTACTTCTAAAGATGGTTTAATCTTCCAATACAACGAAGCAGTAGATGCATTTAACAACCTAACTGCTGATGTGAAATTTAAAGTAGAAAATAATATCCAAACGAATGACATCACTACTTTAAAGACAGGTGAAGTAATATTAGGTACTTCTTATGGTACTTTAATCTTAAAAGATGAAGAGTTTAAACGTTTGAATTTTGGTGATTTCACAACAATTACCAACAATGCATTAGCAGTTGACCCTTCTCAAAAACAACTTTGGGTTGCTTCTTCGAATGAGTTAATTCGTTATAACTTCGATCATGATGAGTACCTTGTTTATAACAACAAAGATGGTCTTCCTGATGCTACCTTCAACATTAGGGGTCTATATATTGATGATTATGGTAAGTTATTCATCTCAACAACAAAAGGTATTGGATTCGCTCCTAACCTTCAGGTATTAAAAGAAACTCCTCGACCAATCTTAGAACAGATCAACGTAGGTAGTGACAGAATAGACTTAAACGAAACAGTAGAAGTTCCTTCAGATAGTTACTTAAAAGTAGGTTTCCACATTTCAGTATATCCAACACAAAACGTAGCCTTCCAAAAAAGAATTTTAGGTTACCCTGGAAAGGACGAATGGACAAACTTCGATAAAGAATCAGAAGGTCTATTAATAGACCAGTTAGAACCAGGTTCTTCATATACTCTTGAAATTAGAGGTAGAAAAACAGGTAACTTCTCATGGTCTAGACCTTTAACTTATAGATTCTCTGTATATACTCCATTCTACAAACAATGGTGGAGTAACTTGATCTATATCCTTGTATCGATTTTAATCATTGTGATTACTATCCAATTTAATGCTTACCGATCTAGAAGAGAGCAAAAGCGATTAGAGGAACAGGTAAACAAGCGTACAAAGGAGGTAGAGAACCAAGCGCGAGAATTAACAGACAAGAACTACGAATTAGAAAAAGCCTTTAACCGACTAAAACGATCAGAGGCCATTCTAAACCACAATACAAAAGAACTGGAAAGAGCGAAGAAAGATGCTGAAAAAGCGGCATCAAAACTTCGAGATCAAAACAGTCAGCTTGAGGAAACTTCTCGAACAATTCGTGAACAACACCACGAAATGAAATCTCACCGAGAGCAGATCCTTAGACAAAACGAACTTGTAAAAGAACAAGCCCTTCTACTTTCTCAGCACAATGACAAGGTAAAGAGTTCCGTAAATTATGCTCGTAGAATGCAAACTGCCGTATTTGGTAAACCATCAGATATGGAAGATAAAATGCAAGCAATTGGTACTCACTGGGATGGTTTTGTTTATTTAAAACCAAGAGATATTGTATCTGGTGACTTCCATTGGTTTGGTGAGAAAAACGAAAACTACATTATTGTAGCAGCCGATTGTACTGGTCACGGTGTACCGGGTGCCTTCATGTCACTGATTGGTAATGACCTTCTTAACCAAATTGTATACGAAAGAGGTATTCTTGATCCAGGTAGAATTCTAAAGTTGATGAACGATATGATTCGTCAAGCATTGAACCAAGCTGAAAACGATGATAGCCGTGACGGTATGGATATCGCTAT is part of the Flammeovirga agarivorans genome and harbors:
- a CDS encoding SpoIIE family protein phosphatase codes for the protein MLCFANIPLSAQNILSTHYSKDNGLKADYTKYIAKDSIGYLWLASDNGLVRYDGDKFKSLGSKHLTSNYVKHILRKKDGSLYAITNKEIVQIFSKPNTVKFKTLIKMETEEPTPGKLHYGKVLFEDQKSQLWAADNYQIFKQNENGQFEMVFNDFNLPSENESRSFQFAEDMSGNLYVFHYSGSVYKYNAEENKFDLITRNSGLRNIEHVVWYTESSFLAADSKKGISLIDVFKNKVVRNQIGKPFDASYIQEIGTDQFLITGFVSGLYRLESTYEGFNLYRDPELGVYNGNSIYYNDLDIWLAKDNGISLFQQLPFNVFASNLTTSYIQNINGNDDHLYFSDGGTLYMGTVNSLKDFNLERKVKTSEGNSFLRILPTKEGVYTSDANGLIQLWRNGQEVKKIDLSNLGGAIFILQQDKEGNLWICQDGVVGAIKIGRNNKPKIYSVEQGISSRPIVIKINDAGEIFVGGTSKDGLIFQYNEAVDAFNNLTADVKFKVENNIQTNDITTLKTGEVILGTSYGTLILKDEEFKRLNFGDFTTITNNALAVDPSQKQLWVASSNELIRYNFDHDEYLVYNNKDGLPDATFNIRGLYIDDYGKLFISTTKGIGFAPNLQVLKETPRPILEQINVGSDRIDLNETVEVPSDSYLKVGFHISVYPTQNVAFQKRILGYPGKDEWTNFDKESEGLLIDQLEPGSSYTLEIRGRKTGNFSWSRPLTYRFSVYTPFYKQWWSNLIYILVSILIIVITIQFNAYRSRREQKRLEEQVNKRTKEVENQARELTDKNYELEKAFNRLKRSEAILNHNTKELERAKKDAEKAASKLRDQNSQLEETSRTIREQHHEMKSHREQILRQNELVKEQALLLSQHNDKVKSSVNYARRMQTAVFGKPSDMEDKMQAIGTHWDGFVYLKPRDIVSGDFHWFGEKNENYIIVAADCTGHGVPGAFMSLIGNDLLNQIVYERGILDPGRILKLMNDMIRQALNQAENDDSRDGMDIAICVVSPKRKTLTFAGAGRPLYYIENSEPEELKRLKGGKFGIGGKKNQKKVFDSYSLPLEEIKVFYICSDGYQDQFGGPNGRKLMQRPFKELLFNIHQKEMNVQRDSLSKFMDQWMHQGDQRQIDDMLIIGVRPHVIINEEEEDALLLADEEKIDRHTIF
- a CDS encoding DUF4230 domain-containing protein — encoded protein: MSSKLHTTILTLLAVIMSIYIGYDLYCENYSDKANEHQLIVEELEGLGRLELYKAHVRDVAEYTADNEYLADIPVANELFKSKILAVIGGEIVAYINLNEIHEKDIHLMDSTVIVDLPVLHIDGRVNPKEVKIYSSEHAGPDAMNQLYIEAEKKLKVTGQEMQLEARAKENAKQYLAPILSKISGNKNIKINFKDSVHLNYMHK
- a CDS encoding DEAD/DEAH box helicase; protein product: MKVSTSQPFQLVYSLFQHQFLGYLFESFVVQLNKENKLTLQHQNISSRNAHEFSSKLDQTDYELITLMDEIQPEAIVNRFGGKKRMKPNTFFLTIFDENKGDKVLQKKILDFVEKQRSNILGKLYGKMVFEMGKDGDPIFKTIRVQKQKAEIEFRFWRNKEEKNTNYRPFMYHDGEKVEFQYKNAVLLSNTPAWLLLEGKLYTFKGGMDGKKIKPFLYKNFIAVPQKMEESYYEKFITHLIEDYKVKASGFEIINRNEKPHAFLRLKELHIEGHEEGDVVDRSIPTDVELGLFFDYAGEEVSAADIGKRSKVTLEYANDEFTFTKTWRDKDYEYNIMKIMEDTQLDIATKGVVTLSKNDAFTWISHHSKLLKEQGLEIKQEVDDQKVYFVGESTLNLEVSEDKDWFDIKTKVVFGEYEIPFKVIRKLIVSGRHEFELPNGEIAVIPNEWFAQYQELFYFLDNESDEPRLHKHHLALVQELQEGSLAKVSFDRKLARLNDFDQIEEYKVPRSFKGKLRPYQKAGYNWMRFLSEYNFGGCLADDMGLGKTVQTLSILEYERVSENGTSLLIMPTSLVYNWEMEAKKFTPKMKILNYTGTNRSKDPEQFGKYDIVITSYGTARIDAEILSQYYFNYTILDEAQTIKNPSSIVTKAVNQLKSRKRLLLSGTPIENTTMDLWSQMNFANTGLLGSQNFFKKEFLNPIERKKDEKKYAKLYRLIKPFIMRRHKSQVASELPEKVEKVMYIDMTPEQKKKYEEVKSSYRNDILEHIETTGVTGSQFMLLKGLTELRQLANHPKLIEESYGHSAGKFDEVIRSLSNAISEGHKILVFSQFVKHLSIFRKELDKQGMKYAYLDGATKDRKKEVNDFQNNSDIQIFLISLKAGGLGLNLTAADYVFILDPWWNPAIEAQAVDRAHRIGQENQVFVYKFITRGTVEEKILALQQSKRELADTLITTEESFMKKLSKDDIKTLLS